In one window of Spartinivicinus poritis DNA:
- a CDS encoding FAD-binding oxidoreductase yields MTKLTLLSNKQNPPKWVNDIHSKLNQACVADIIQVKTITDVIQAVQQARQRKQPICVAGGRHAMGGQQFKTGGFLLDMNQFNKVVNFDFAAGTITVEAGMQWPELIRQYHVLQHKTGVVWGISQKQTGADRLSMGGAIAANIHGRGLQMKPFIQDVVSFKLVNAEGDLVVCSRQENNKLFNLVMGGYGLFGVVVEVTIQLAKRQKVQRIVETTTIDQLISQLHEKIKQGYFYGDFQFAIDPQSNGFLQEGIFSCYKPVSIDRPIPKHQTRLSKDQWQQLLQLAHTNKSKAFEQFRDFYLKSSGQLYWSDTHQLSIYLDDYHEKLDQQLNAKCRGSEMITELYVPQAKLAEFMADARQFLRKVEADIIYGTVRLIQQDNESFLSWAKENYACIIFNVHTDHTTLGRAKSRDILCGLIDIAIKYQGSYFSTYHRFASRAQVLACYPQFPNFLREKLKYDPDERFQSNWYQHYRRLFFDRLVDHMETMKSKVCVVKR; encoded by the coding sequence CAAGCAGAATCCGCCTAAGTGGGTCAATGATATACACTCTAAACTAAATCAAGCCTGTGTTGCTGATATTATTCAAGTAAAAACCATAACCGATGTTATTCAAGCTGTTCAGCAAGCTAGGCAACGTAAGCAACCTATTTGTGTGGCTGGTGGCCGTCATGCGATGGGAGGGCAACAGTTTAAAACCGGTGGTTTTTTGCTGGATATGAATCAATTTAATAAGGTTGTTAATTTTGACTTTGCAGCAGGCACAATTACGGTAGAAGCTGGTATGCAGTGGCCTGAGTTAATCAGACAATATCATGTGTTACAACATAAAACGGGAGTTGTATGGGGAATTAGTCAAAAGCAAACGGGAGCGGACCGACTGAGTATGGGCGGTGCTATAGCTGCCAATATTCACGGGCGGGGTCTGCAAATGAAACCCTTTATTCAAGATGTTGTATCTTTTAAATTAGTGAATGCTGAGGGTGATTTAGTTGTTTGTAGTCGCCAAGAAAACAATAAACTGTTTAATTTGGTTATGGGGGGGTATGGTTTATTTGGCGTTGTAGTTGAAGTCACTATCCAATTGGCAAAAAGGCAAAAGGTACAAAGAATTGTCGAAACAACGACGATTGATCAGCTTATTTCTCAGCTACATGAAAAAATTAAACAGGGTTATTTCTACGGTGACTTTCAGTTTGCAATAGATCCACAATCAAATGGTTTTTTGCAAGAAGGTATATTTTCTTGCTATAAGCCGGTATCTATAGATAGACCAATACCGAAACATCAAACAAGGCTGAGTAAAGACCAGTGGCAGCAATTATTACAACTGGCCCATACGAATAAAAGCAAAGCTTTTGAGCAGTTTCGTGACTTTTACTTAAAATCATCAGGGCAACTATATTGGTCTGATACTCACCAGCTAAGCATTTATTTGGATGATTATCATGAAAAACTTGACCAGCAGTTGAACGCTAAATGTCGTGGCTCGGAGATGATAACGGAGCTCTATGTGCCGCAAGCAAAACTCGCTGAGTTTATGGCAGATGCTAGACAGTTTTTACGCAAGGTTGAAGCAGATATTATTTATGGAACTGTCAGACTTATTCAGCAGGATAATGAATCATTCTTAAGTTGGGCTAAAGAAAATTATGCCTGTATCATTTTTAATGTACATACCGACCATACAACACTCGGCAGGGCCAAAAGCAGAGATATATTATGCGGGCTAATTGATATCGCTATAAAATATCAAGGCAGTTATTTCTCCACTTATCATCGGTTTGCTAGCCGGGCACAGGTGCTGGCCTGTTATCCACAGTTCCCCAATTTTTTACGGGAAAAACTCAAGTATGACCCAGATGAGCGTTTTCAAAGTAATTGGTATCAACATTATCGCCGATTATTTTTCGATAGGTTGGTAGATCATATGGAGACAATGAAAAGCAAGGTATGTGTAGTTAAAAGGTAG